A single Pararhizobium sp. A13 DNA region contains:
- a CDS encoding amino acid ABC transporter permease, whose product MGYTLNFAAVWRSFDQLLEGLLLSLGLAFISILIGAVIGLLVAFALTAKNGWVQRPAATYVTIIRNLPILVLVLFAYFALPQMGVRLGKIESFIAVLSIYSGAYLAEVFRAGLISIPRGLTEAGLAIGLTPMQIRVSIIVPLMLRNVLPSLSSTVISLFKDTSLAAAIAVPELTFEARKINVETFRVIETWIVASGLYVSTCSVLAALMRLVERRLVVPR is encoded by the coding sequence ATGGGTTATACGCTCAATTTCGCCGCCGTCTGGCGCAGCTTCGACCAGCTTCTCGAGGGTCTGCTGCTCAGCCTGGGCCTGGCTTTCATTTCCATCCTGATCGGTGCCGTCATCGGCCTTCTGGTGGCCTTTGCACTCACTGCCAAGAACGGCTGGGTGCAGCGGCCGGCCGCGACCTATGTCACGATCATCCGCAACCTGCCGATCCTCGTTCTGGTTCTCTTTGCCTATTTCGCCCTGCCGCAGATGGGGGTGCGGCTGGGCAAGATCGAGAGTTTCATCGCGGTCCTGTCGATCTATTCCGGCGCCTATCTGGCGGAAGTGTTTCGTGCCGGGCTCATCTCCATCCCGAGGGGACTGACGGAAGCCGGGCTCGCCATCGGGCTGACGCCGATGCAGATCCGCGTCTCGATCATCGTGCCATTGATGCTGCGCAACGTGCTCCCGTCGCTGTCTTCGACCGTGATTTCGCTGTTCAAGGATACGTCGCTGGCAGCAGCCATCGCGGTACCGGAACTCACATTCGAGGCGCGCAAGATCAATGTCGAGACCTTCCGGGTCATCGAAACGTGGATCGTCGCTTCGGGCCTCTACGTCTCCACCTGTTCCGTGCTCGCCGCGCTGATGCGTCTGGTCGAGCGGCGGCTTGTCGTTCCGAGGTGA
- a CDS encoding amino acid ABC transporter permease has protein sequence MTMTDFSAFFDQLWIARFVILKGLGVTVSISLLSIIAGSLLGVLVGLSLVYGNRVLRLVMRAYTDFIRGTPVLVLVLASYYVLSTVGIELGPFQAGVLALAIFCSSHVGEIVRGGLQAIPKGQTEAAKAIGLTFRQTFAYVLWPQALRQFLPAWVNTAAEMVKASTLLSVIGVAELLLRTQEIISRNFLSLQFYFFAGLLYFVINYGIERFGKYVERKTAVPS, from the coding sequence ATGACCATGACGGATTTCTCCGCCTTCTTCGATCAGCTCTGGATCGCCCGCTTCGTTATCCTGAAGGGGCTTGGCGTCACCGTGTCGATCTCGCTTCTCTCGATCATAGCCGGATCGCTGCTCGGGGTTCTCGTCGGACTGTCGCTCGTTTACGGCAACCGGGTGCTGCGGCTCGTGATGCGCGCCTATACCGACTTCATCCGCGGCACGCCGGTGCTCGTGCTGGTTCTCGCCAGCTATTATGTGCTCTCCACGGTCGGTATCGAGCTTGGGCCGTTCCAGGCCGGCGTTCTGGCTCTGGCGATCTTCTGCTCGTCGCATGTCGGCGAGATCGTGCGCGGCGGATTGCAGGCGATCCCCAAGGGGCAGACCGAAGCCGCCAAGGCGATCGGGCTGACCTTCCGCCAGACATTCGCCTACGTGCTCTGGCCGCAGGCACTACGGCAGTTCCTGCCCGCCTGGGTGAACACGGCGGCCGAGATGGTCAAGGCCTCGACGCTGCTTTCGGTCATAGGCGTCGCCGAGTTGCTCTTGCGCACGCAGGAAATCATCTCACGCAATTTCCTGAGCCTGCAGTTCTATTTTTTCGCCGGGCTTCTCTACTTCGTCATCAATTACGGCATCGAGCGGTTCGGCAAATATGTCGAACGCAAGACCGCCGTTCCGTCCTGA
- a CDS encoding RidA family protein: MTIKRYGAGETGAGGQPLPFARAVEANGWLHVSGQVPMENGEIIRGGILAESRRAIENLIAILHEAGYGIEDVVRVGVWLDDPRDFWSFNGVYAEYFGANPPARACVQSRMMVDCKVEVDCIAYRTDRA; encoded by the coding sequence ATGACCATCAAGCGTTATGGTGCCGGCGAAACCGGTGCCGGTGGACAGCCCCTGCCCTTCGCCCGTGCCGTGGAAGCCAATGGCTGGCTCCATGTTTCCGGCCAGGTTCCAATGGAAAACGGCGAGATCATCCGCGGTGGCATCCTCGCCGAAAGTCGCAGGGCCATCGAGAACCTGATCGCCATCCTGCATGAGGCAGGATACGGTATCGAGGACGTGGTCCGCGTCGGCGTCTGGCTTGATGATCCGCGCGATTTCTGGAGCTTTAACGGCGTCTATGCCGAGTATTTCGGCGCCAACCCGCCAGCCCGCGCCTGCGTGCAGTCGCGGATGATGGTCGATTGCAAGGTGGAAGTCGATTGCATCGCCTATCGGACGGACAGGGCTTGA
- a CDS encoding transporter substrate-binding domain-containing protein: MIISLRTSALSLATAFILSAMPAAAQQATSKLDEVLARGHLVLGTGSTNAPWHFKSAEDKLQGFDVDMGRIVAKALFGDPDKIEYVNQSSDARIPNITTDKVDLTCQFMTVTGERAQQIAFTIPYYREGVGLMMKADGKYADYAALKAAGSAVTISVLQNVYAEDMVHAALPEATVDQYESVDLIYQALESGRADAAATDQSSLAWYMTQNQGRYKDAGYGWNPQTYACGVKRGDQDWLNFVNTALHEAMTGVEFDFYAKSFKTWFGKDLTPPQIGFPVEYK; the protein is encoded by the coding sequence ATGATCATTTCGCTCCGCACCAGCGCGCTTTCGCTGGCAACCGCTTTCATCCTTTCCGCAATGCCCGCAGCCGCCCAGCAGGCGACCAGCAAGCTCGACGAGGTTCTGGCCCGCGGCCACCTCGTGCTCGGCACCGGCAGCACCAACGCGCCGTGGCATTTCAAGAGCGCCGAGGACAAACTCCAGGGTTTCGATGTCGACATGGGCCGCATCGTCGCCAAGGCGCTGTTCGGCGATCCCGACAAGATCGAATACGTCAACCAGTCGTCGGATGCGCGCATCCCCAACATCACCACCGACAAGGTGGATCTCACCTGCCAGTTCATGACGGTCACCGGTGAACGCGCCCAGCAGATCGCCTTTACCATTCCCTATTACCGGGAAGGCGTCGGACTGATGATGAAAGCTGACGGCAAGTATGCCGACTACGCGGCGCTGAAGGCGGCCGGTTCGGCGGTCACCATTTCGGTTCTGCAGAACGTCTATGCCGAGGACATGGTGCATGCCGCCCTGCCCGAGGCGACTGTCGACCAGTATGAATCCGTCGACCTGATCTATCAGGCGCTCGAATCCGGCCGTGCCGATGCGGCGGCGACCGACCAGTCGTCGCTTGCCTGGTACATGACCCAGAACCAGGGCCGCTACAAGGATGCCGGCTATGGCTGGAACCCGCAGACCTATGCCTGCGGCGTCAAGCGCGGCGACCAGGATTGGCTGAACTTCGTCAACACCGCGCTGCATGAGGCTATGACCGGCGTCGAGTTCGACTTCTATGCCAAGTCGTTCAAGACCTGGTTCGGCAAGGACCTGACGCCGCCGCAGATCGGTTTCCCAGTCGAGTACAAATAA
- a CDS encoding amino acid ABC transporter ATP-binding protein, giving the protein MSKVLLEIQGLRKQYGAVEVLKGVDCTMHEGEVISIIGSSGSGKTTMLRCINMLEEFQGGRILLEGEDIGYEQTGSIRRRKSEKDIARQRALTGMAFQQFNLFPHMTAAQNVMLGLVKVKKMPRDEARAVAEKWLDRVGLASRADHYPGQLSGGQQQRVAIARAIAMNPRLMLFDEVTSALDPELVGEVLQVIKGLAADGMSMLLVTHEMRFAYEVSSRVIFMNQGVICEEGDPKDMFVRPKTERLAEFLKTSSFN; this is encoded by the coding sequence ATGAGCAAGGTACTTCTCGAAATACAGGGTCTGCGCAAGCAGTACGGCGCCGTCGAGGTGCTGAAGGGCGTGGACTGCACGATGCATGAGGGCGAGGTGATCTCGATCATCGGCTCCTCTGGTTCCGGCAAGACGACGATGCTTCGCTGCATCAACATGCTGGAGGAATTCCAGGGCGGGCGTATCCTGCTCGAGGGCGAGGACATCGGCTATGAGCAGACCGGCTCTATCCGCAGGCGCAAGAGCGAGAAGGACATCGCCCGTCAGCGCGCGCTGACCGGCATGGCCTTCCAGCAGTTCAATCTCTTCCCGCATATGACTGCGGCGCAGAACGTCATGCTCGGTCTCGTCAAGGTGAAGAAGATGCCGCGCGACGAGGCGCGTGCGGTCGCCGAAAAATGGCTCGACCGCGTCGGACTTGCTTCCCGCGCCGATCACTATCCCGGCCAGCTTTCCGGCGGCCAGCAGCAGCGCGTGGCGATCGCCCGGGCGATTGCGATGAACCCCCGCCTGATGTTGTTCGACGAGGTGACCTCGGCGCTTGATCCAGAGCTGGTCGGCGAGGTGCTGCAGGTGATCAAGGGGCTCGCGGCCGACGGGATGAGCATGCTGCTCGTCACCCACGAGATGCGCTTTGCCTATGAAGTCTCCTCCCGGGTCATCTTCATGAACCAGGGCGTGATCTGCGAGGAAGGCGATCCCAAGGACATGTTCGTCAGGCCGAAGACCGAGCGGCTCGCGGAGTTCCTCAAGACATCCAGTTTCAACTGA